A portion of the Carya illinoinensis cultivar Pawnee chromosome 11, C.illinoinensisPawnee_v1, whole genome shotgun sequence genome contains these proteins:
- the LOC122281299 gene encoding acyl-CoA-binding protein isoform X2, with product MGLKEEFEEHAEKAKTLPESTTNENKLILYGLYKRATVGAVNTRRPGMFSLRERAKWDAWKAVEGKSNEEAMSDYITKVKQLHEQAAASA from the exons ATGGGTTTGAAG GAGGAGTTTGAGGAGCATGCTGAGAAAGCCAAGACCCTGCCGGAGTCTACAACAAACGAAAACAAGCTTATTCTTTATGGGCTATACAAGCGGGCCACTGTTGGAGCAGTGAACACCC GCCGACCTGGAATGTTCAGCTTGAGGGAGAGAGCAAAGTGGGATGCATGGAAGGCTGTTGAAG GGAAGTCCAATGAGGAAGCAATGAGTGATTACATAACCAAAGTGAAACAGCTGCATGAACAAGCTGCGGCATCTGCTTGA
- the LOC122281299 gene encoding acyl-CoA-binding protein isoform X1 produces MGLLQEEFEEHAEKAKTLPESTTNENKLILYGLYKRATVGAVNTRRPGMFSLRERAKWDAWKAVEGKSNEEAMSDYITKVKQLHEQAAASA; encoded by the exons ATGGGGTTATTGCAGGAGGAGTTTGAGGAGCATGCTGAGAAAGCCAAGACCCTGCCGGAGTCTACAACAAACGAAAACAAGCTTATTCTTTATGGGCTATACAAGCGGGCCACTGTTGGAGCAGTGAACACCC GCCGACCTGGAATGTTCAGCTTGAGGGAGAGAGCAAAGTGGGATGCATGGAAGGCTGTTGAAG GGAAGTCCAATGAGGAAGCAATGAGTGATTACATAACCAAAGTGAAACAGCTGCATGAACAAGCTGCGGCATCTGCTTGA
- the LOC122281299 gene encoding acyl-CoA-binding protein 2 isoform X3, with amino-acid sequence MGLKEEFEEHAEKAKTLPESTTNENKLILYGLYKRATVGAVNTRRPGMFSLRERAKWDAWKAVEAYCFQGSPMRKQ; translated from the exons ATGGGTTTGAAG GAGGAGTTTGAGGAGCATGCTGAGAAAGCCAAGACCCTGCCGGAGTCTACAACAAACGAAAACAAGCTTATTCTTTATGGGCTATACAAGCGGGCCACTGTTGGAGCAGTGAACACCC GCCGACCTGGAATGTTCAGCTTGAGGGAGAGAGCAAAGTGGGATGCATGGAAGGCTGTTGAAG CTTATTGTTTTCAGGGAAGTCCAATGAGGAAGCAATGA